In the genome of Myxocyprinus asiaticus isolate MX2 ecotype Aquarium Trade chromosome 45, UBuf_Myxa_2, whole genome shotgun sequence, the window TGAATAGCCAAAAAAAATTTGATTGTGTTGGAGTTTATTTGGGCTTTCCAGTTTTCTGACGGGACAGTGGCATTCTCAGATGGGCTTTCTCCCATTTCAGGAAAGCCTTTTGAGGCCTATAGAAATGGGTGAGGATGAAGCAGACCAGTCAACAGGGGACAAAAGTAGAAGAGGAAAAAACTCTTCTTCAGATGTCCCACCTATGACACAGACTGGTATAATTATTGGCTATTACACCTATAAACACTAGGTCTAGTGGGACTTTTGAAAATGGACGTTATCCCATTTTGGTGACTCGTTACTCTGTCCCTTATCTCTTACTGTTTATATTCTAATTTACAGAAAGTAACACATCTCCTATCCCATCCCAACAGGTATGGTGTGTTTCTGTACTTTTCTAACTTGAAATAATCATTTTGAAACACCCAAAACACACTGAAAAACTTCCACCTTCTGCCCTTACAGACAGAGAATGCAGAGGACTCAGTGTGGTTTGATGTGGGTGTGTTTAAAACACTGTTCTGTGAGGTTACACACTACTTCCTGCCTTCTGAAGGAGGTGACCTGGCATCAATCTTGTCTGGTCAAAACTCAGCTGACAGTGAGGTTTGTCCACAATGACCACATTTAGGAGTAACAGTCTAAGAAACTGCATATAACCTAAGAGAACAGTATAAGTGAGGAAATAAATCttagaaaatgtgaaatatttgggGGTCAAACTTGGTTTGTAGATTtgcaaaaaactatttaaagctgcaTAACATCCCGAAAGGTCATAACGGATTCTTAAAATATGGGTCAGATTTTACTCATATAagacgttcacactgaacacatctTGGTGTTCGTCTGTGctcttttcccattgtttttctatgtaaacatgcgctagactgaCATTTTTGATAGTTATGCAATTTTCAGCGTTATTTCTGTTAGGGCTTggtaaaaaatatagattttctgatgcatcacaATCTACatatcattgaataatgtctcttctAATACCCTTTcgttttttacagttttaaaattaaaacatggATGCACTAAACGGAGAATGTTTTATTTACTAAGATAAAAACCTCTTGAGTTTTTACCATAGGAGaacgtaacggtcaactagtgtgttacgacagtaagtcaccgtttgcagatacgatacaaatgaatggggagaaccGTGAAATGGACTCCTACCTTTcgaaaaatgttcttttttttttttattataaaacagcaattttatcgtagtaaactccacacaaagttcattccaaaaggattgtttagcgTAAAACATGTCGAAGATTAGCAGAGAGGCGGTCAGTTCATCAAGTGATGAGCTGGAATGGACtaaagataaaatataatttgtaaaatttatatttttgaattgtaCCTAGAGGGGTTGCCTAGAAGTTTTCTTTATAATTAAGACCATTACCTGAgggataatttattttatatgtaagcaaaatggacattgtaacagaaatgtacccatatgaattgatatcgaGATCGAATCAAgagtttgtgaatcagaatctaatcgaACCGGTAaacctgtatcaatacccagccctaatttcaGTGTCTTGCACTGGAGCGgcaaattttttacttttaaaacttttaaaagcgCTTCTTGAGACAACTGCGTTCTGTTAGATGCATTGCATCCAGCATTTTTCTTTAGCACAATAACAcgtttggtctgaatggccccttagcttccctgatgaaaattaaaaataatatatatatatatatatatatatatatatatataaacaatttcatataaaaaaatgacattttgcttTTATTATGATTCTTTAGATGTTCTTGAGTCTGGTTCCAGTAACAAAAACTGTGTGGCTAATAATATATTCTTTACCAGTAACTGGTCCAAATGACCTTAAGTAAAAAGAAGTGTTAAAAATGGTAGCATCCTCACATCACTAggttaatattctgtcatcacatTTCTTTCTTAAAGTGGAAGCTGCCAGGTCCTCATAGTTTCACAGGTCGTGAGAAGCAGGAGTTGGCTTCAGGGGTCACATACAAGCTCAGAGTGGCTGGACTAAACAGCTGTGGTCTGGGAGACTTCAGCCCCATCAGTGAGTTTAAGACCTGTCAGCCTGGATTTCCGGGGGCGCCATCTGCTGTCAAAATCACCAAGGTGCTGTAACTCTTGATGATGAAAACATTACGTTTTTttctaaacaattattttaaacacTTTGTCATAATTGCTTCTGTCATTTCCTCAGGATAAAGACTCCGTGCACATCACTTGGGAGCCTCCCACCTCTCTGTCTGGGAAGATCATGGAGTATTCCATGTACTTGGCCGTGAGAAAGAGTCGAGGGAACAACTCAGAGCGACCTGGCGATTTGGCCTTCATCCGAATCTACCGCGGCACTAAGACTTCATGCACAGTCAGCGAAGCGCAACTAAGCAACGCGCACATCGACTGCTCTGCACGGCCTGCTGTCGTCTTCCGCATCGCAGCCAAGAACGAGCAGGGCTATGGTCCGGCCACTCAAATCCGCTGGCTGCAAGGTGTGCATGCATTAAAATTATATGATTGACCGAAGTCTTGACTTAGGACTTTCATGAGTGACCTCATGATTCACcactgcattcatgcacacaacaaaCATGTCTGTGATTGCTTACAGTGCTCAAGTGCTGCAAAAACCACATTGTAAATACAAAACCTTGTCCACAGTGATCTGTTTTTAAGTGAAAAGTcctttttcagtttcctaatgtcattgttttccaaagttggTGGCAATAGAAATTGTTTTTGAAAGAATAGGACAAACGCTATTTtattgtggatgagaggcataaaaacagcaaaaatcaatgtgttttcaaactaaaacattttactgtggatatggaTATATCTAATTTTTCAATTCATTTTGCAGCCCTAACCTGGTGTCTgttaagaaatatttatatgtaGGAAGCTGCCCTTTTCCATAAACAAGTTTtgcatattataataaaaatgttgccTGTAGGAAAGCATTAATCATATTCTGCAAACTCTCCACATGCAACATCAATGATCAAAGAAATATTTGAGAGCCAGCTTGACTGTAGTAGAATTTTATTGGCCAAGTAAGATTGTTCTTATGATAAATTTGTTTTGGTGTATCGTTTTGAACATGAAGCAGTATACAATGTTAAAGATATAAAATGCAACATACTATACAGTCCTAACAGCTAAATGTGTCATCCTACAGATGCGAGTAAACTCAAATCCTCAGTGATGCAGCTGGACTCTAGTTCTCAACCAGCAGAGCCTGACACCACCTGCAGATGAACCCTTATCCCTGATGGGTCAGCCAGCTTCTTTAGTGACAGCTCTgttttaatattataattcaaCACCTTTGATGGCTGTACCAGATCTTAACTCATGTCCACTTTGGAAATGGTGTTTATGTCTTTGTCTTCTGATGTTACATTAGTGTTTATACTGTAAGCATTAGGTGTTCAGAAAGGCAATGCCCCTTTCCTTGATACAATGTTTCCTTGTATCATAACAAATGGGTCATAATCACTGTACAATGTAGATAACTTTTTATATGAGTTTAttgctgaacaaaaatataatacttttaatGAGGCTTGTTGTAGCCACAAGGCAACACTTGTCTTGTTTCCTTTCAAATCCCAGTTCTGGTTTTTGTGAGCAAAATTCGATCTTTGTGGAAAATGAGCAACTTACCCATCTTAAAATGCATGTTATAGATTTCTTAAAATAGACCTGTGTATTTTTAAGAACTGCATAATTGAcagtaattgaaaaaaaaagaaaaaaaaaagtgttttaatttaattgagCCAATTTACACAatggcagttttttttcttttcttttttttctccccaatttggaatgcccaattcccaatgtgctttaagtcctcgtggtggtgtagtgactcgcctcaatccgggtggcggaggacaaatctcagctgcctccgcgtctgagaccatcaatccgtgcatcttatcacgtggcttgttgagcgcgttactgagGAGACCTAGCGtgcggaggcttcatgctattctccgcggcatccacgcacaattcaccacacgccccatcaaGAGCgcaaaccacattatggtgaccacgaggaggttaacccaacgtgactctacccaccctagcaactgggccaattggttgcttaggaagcctgactggagtcactcagcatgccctggattcaaacttgtgactccagatgtggtagtcagtgtctttacttgctgagctacacaggccccccagTTTTTTTCCTTTCTTGATCAGTTCAGGATACACTATTATAGCAACCGAAGAATACGCTTTCCAGCATCATACATAATTACAATGCATGTTGAATGAGCATTGTCTGTCCTTTATGGGTATTATACTCTGAACAACTGAGACAAAATCTCTCATTTAATCCTTTAGAACATTCTCCTCTGTGTAAATATTTATCCTGGTTGCAAGCCTGACAGAACACTGTTGAGTGCATTAATTATACTCAGTATCAGTAAAATGTCTATTATATTTACTCACACAGTACAAATAGTATAATACATCTACTAGGGGCTTTTTAATAGCCCATCTCTAAAATTTTGTATGCAGCTGTGCATTGGAGATTATATTTGGATTATCTTCCGTTACCATTTCATTAACCTAGAAAAATACAGAGTATTAATTTTAAGTATCTATCACACAGATTGTGCCATGTACAGACGACTACGTATCAACTTGATACTTGCCAAGTTGCCCATTTGTGTACACGATGTAAAACTGGTGCTATTTCTTGATATCTATTAAAGGCTTTCATTATTTTTATGTCCGTTCTCATTCACCACAAGGCTTAAATGAcagtttgattgttttttgtttgttttgctattTGTGTCAACAGTTTGCTAAAAATTGCATTTTAGTGCTATTTTTTTGGCACCAATTCCCAGAATGGCCTTTTTGTGCATTAGCCAAGAATTGTTGCAATAAAACTACTGAAGGATTGCAATAAAATTATTGGTTTGAAACACTTATCGCAAGGCATACATCTTTTCAAATCCGTTCTGGAAAATTTTGATTAGCCTATATTATATTTATCAAATGTTTGTTCAAATTCCCTGTGAACATTTTTAACAAATGTACACAGATGCCATGACCAACTGTCATTTTTTGCAAATAATTAATTCAAACAACATTCAAACAAAGACAGATTGCATTTTTATTCAAAGAATCAGCATGACAACTCACAAGAGGTTAATTAAGACGCATGTTCCAAATAGATATCAAATGAGAATTCCCTTAACTGTGGCAATGTAAATTGTCCACCTGGCTTACCTGTCTGTCCACTGCCCCTACCTGAACTCTAAAAGATATTaaatacaaatgcaaaaaaacaaaaatcctaATTTGGTGTGGCCTGCACCAAATGGCCCTTCAGCAGACCAAATTAAACAAATTGGCCTGAATGTAATACTGTATGAATTACAAAGACATCCCTTAAGTGAATGTACAAATCAGCAACCCTGGAAACAGGCACTTTTCCCTGCTTTGGTAACCAGGCATCTCTTGGTCTTCCAGCACTGACCTGAACATTTCTAAGCTTCTAAATCTGTCTCTGGACCTGGTCTTGCCTATTATTCAGTCATGAGAATTGTATCTGCTGAACACCAGGTATctaaaagaggagagagagaaagattttctaaataattagcACAAATAAGTTCGTTTAAccagtcttttttgtttttttgtcattcatACACCAGGAATTTTCAGTCATACATATCTCTGTTGGAGAACATGGGTTTGTGTACATGCTCACCTGTTGGTATGAGGTGGTGTACACCATCACGTTCTGTTGCTGGCCATCTGCAGTGATCAGTCCTGCGGGCAGCTGACTGGCTGCAAGTCAAAAATGTACACCACATTAATTCATGATGGCAAACTCTCAAGCTCCAACGGTGTGTGATCTGTTTCAATTACATTACTTTTAACTTAAGTCTCTTATATGTAAATTGAATTTCTCAAGAAACATATACAAGCTGTATTAAAGAGTTTCCACTTACTGAAACTGTCATCTGTGAGTTCTTCTCCAAGGCCCTCTGTGACTGTTACTGGGGTGATGCCTTTCTCACCCTTCATCGCCTTGGAAACATGAACATGTTACTTCTAAATCACAATTCTAAAAATAGACATACTCATGATATCAAATGCAGGTATTGCCTCTCTACAAATGCAATTCTGCAATATTCTAAACAGTTTCATAAGTGCAGTCGTTATGTCTCTCTCtacaaagacatacagtatgaCAGACTAGTACTGTTCACAGAAAGTTCATTAAAAATGAGTCAATATAAAATGGTGCAACTTTAGGGGTTTTGAGGTGtgtatgcattttgttttttttagtgagCTAACAATACCTCTCTGAATTTCTGCAGGTAGAGTTTGAGGGGCTCCACATACATATCAAAACCCAGTGTGGACATGGCAAATAGGATGTCCTCGCCGTTTATGGTCTTGCGTTTCTCTTGATGGCATCGTTCGCTGGCTTCAGACGTGATGAAGCTGATGAACTCACTCACGCACTCCTGCACACATTCCTTCGCATCTTTCGCAATCTGTGATTAAGAAACAGATTACAGAAGTCACCAAAGTCTGTCTTTACTTTTACATAAGATGTGCAATACACATATAAAAAGCACAGAACGAGCAAGTACCTTTCCAGTCTGTGGGATGCCATTCTTCATGATGCGAGCAACGTTGGCAATAGGAAGGTAAATGTCCTGCTCTCGGAAATTGTCTTTGCTGCCATTGCCATCCTCATGGTCAATAAAACTTTCATCTCCGTCATCTGCACAGAGGAAACACGTGAGAATGTGACGAACAACATATCTAATGGCAGGCACTGTACACAAAAATGCCGTTTCTTTCCAGGTTAGTGATCTCCAGCAGTTCTACTTTCtactagtggtcaaccaatatatcgcagaggccaataaatcagatttttttttttcattatcagCATATGCATTTTCCCGTTTGACTGATTTGTGTCTTAAGGCCATGAGGGCgcagagaatcacctgcttgcacatgaaggagctgtctgagacatgtaaatgaacaATCACAGTTCGTtcgtctcatttaaatggtccgcatatcatACAGATGCGCAGGAGATCATAATGTTAAAGCCGTgtattttgctctctctctcttcaacagttccctgtaacttttcacTATCTTGTCtcatgataaaaaggcaaatatcaataaaacaaatatcatATATGGACTACAAATATgtggatatctcatttaaacagatgttatTCATAAACCTCACGAAAATACAGTGTTTCTTCCTGTCAAGCGCTTGTATAATATCTTCCTCTGTAACGCGTACACTATCAGTCTAAATCAAAACTCAGTTCCTCTGATTTACAAATGTTacatgacggtcagtccgtgacaatccatgTGATTAACTTACGAGTAAAAGTGTCTCACATTcactataagtaaatgtcatatacactatgcactgtatgtactattagtttgatttgtttttttttttgttttcttttgggtgagaaaatgcgattgctaatgtgcaCATGCCATTCTTGgttggactactgtgtgtactgttatttccttcgtcctgttatatttacaatttctacatgtgcaaataaactacaaaaatatgatgactaaacagaaatcagaagaaacgtcatttttttttttttttttttttttaacaaagtaaatgttctttttgaaattttgagtaaatatagtgctaaaaaaaaaaaaaaagagtttattcttttttttttttagcattttatgtttatgttatttactatgttaaattgtgtgatatcagcatgatatcggccaccctgctctctggatattagcatcggccattaaaaaacccatatcagttgaccactatGGAGGAGGAAAcctgcaaaattaaataaataattctgcataaataaatatataaaagacttaaatgtgcaaggagatatacaaataaataaataaatgcaccaatcaatgcaaaaataatacaatgtaaaacaaataaatggttGGGGAAATGCAAATTgttaaaggaaatgcaaaattgaaagttgatttttattccacatttctatatttctttaatcattcatttatttttgtatgcTGTTCCGAAATTATTTTTCCTTTGCTCAGCATGAGCGAGTTTGAAACTGCATACTACtcgtactacttctgccatatctatCTATGGCAGAAAGACTAAGTAGTATGGTCGTATGCAATTTCTAACTCGGCCATGCTAATCACAGGATGTCAACAGCTGTTCAGGCTTCACAGTCAAACTATCGATACCAGAAGCAACAGTTTTTGGCAAGAGTTTGCAGTTTCACCATGGTGAAGAGAAGGTCGATAGCAGAGTTGTGCCGCAAGGCTGCAAATAGTCTCGAGAATCATAAAAGCTAGATCATTTTCCAAATGTTTATTCATTGACTGACTGTGAAAATTCTGTATTGTCCTTTTTAATGTCATAGTCAAGCAAAGCATTTTTACAATGATCAGCCAATGGTGTCATAAAGCCCACCTACTGATGTTTGATTGGCATCCTCTTATTAGCACGTTGCacgaagaaaaaataaatacgtAACTACTTACTCAATTTTAcatttccttttctccccaatttggaatgcccaattcccaatgcactccaagtccttgtggtggcgtagtgactcgcctcaatccgggtggtggaggacgaatctcagttgcctccgcatctgagaccgtcaatccacgcatcttatcacgtggcttgttgagcacgttaccgcggagacctagcgctattctctgcggcatccacacacaactcaccacgcaccccaccgagagcgagaaccacattatagcaaccacgaggaggttaacccaacgtgactctacccactctagcaaccaggccaattggttgcttaggacacctgactggagtcactcagcatgccctggattcaaacttgcgactccaggtgtggtagtcagcgtctttgcttgctgagctacccagcaccCCCACCCctttaacatttttgcatttccccaaacgttttatattgtattatttcgCATTAAAGGgtgcatttatttactttttttttcgcATATCTCCtcgcacatttatttatttatgcacaaatatattgATTTACTtacttatgtattttttattattttttgcaggttTCGTCCTCCATAGACCACTACTTTAtactaagaaaaataaatacaagtgGGCCCTTGTTCTTACCATCCTGGCTCTGTAAGACATAAGTGCCTGGGGTCATATACTCTCCTGTTATTCCTAACTGAGTGGTGTCGGTGGTGCTGCCGTCTCCGTCCATCTGAGAACAAACACAACAGTGGGACTCCGTGAGTATTGTTTTAAGCAAGGGCGtaaatttggcttgaacattgggggggttgcagtgtgaagcctTTATATGTTtcatattggggggggggggggtgtaattGCCCTGAATCTACGCCCCTAGTTTTAAGACACACAAAAATACTTCATTATACAGGACTGTCTAATAACTCTGCAGCTACTGAGaaatctgtctttttctttatgaaaaacaataaataaaaataaagtacatAGAGTTTAAATGTTTGTGAAACTGTAATTTTTAACCAACTATACACtatatgtataataaaatatattatgttaataatataaatacacaATGAATAAGTAAAACTTATAGATGCggatatattaatacatttaatacgaGATTACGCAGTTGTATGTTAGTCTCCCTGGCAGTCTTTGTTTTCATTGTCAGCTAGCATGTTAGCACTGCTAACCATCTCAAGCTAACAAATAGCACACGTTTAACAGCAAGTGTAACTAATCTCTGACTCGTTTCAGTACTTTAACAAGAAACGAGCcgttttattttgtaaataaacattCTGTTTCTTAAATGAGAATAAATATGCTTCGAAGGCCTCGCGTGCATTTAGCCTCCATCTCTCCCTTCAAATAAACCCTTACCCATCCTCAAACATTAATTATTTCAACAATTCCTGCATTCAGTTGCTCCTTCAGCACGGTATAAACGGAATAATTCTGCCTGTGATAGTTATTTCCAttctttaaacaaaacaataagcGGTGAAGCGGATCATTTGACCGGAGCCACAAATACGAACCTGACTGGTGCTCGCGCTGAAACTTGATTGGACGGGAACGTGGCTGCGCGCGAGTGTTTGTGCCCGCGCTCCTGCGCACGTGGCCGTCACCAGCAGGGGGCGCGCTGcttattgttttcttttaaaaggaaaagttcacccaaaaatgaaaattctctcatcatttacacacgttcatgccattccagatgtgtatgactttctttttttttttttttttactgctgaacataaattaagattttcagaagaatctatcagctcttttggtccatacaatgcatttgaatagtgaccagaactttgaagctccacaaagcacataaaggcagcataaaagtaatccctaataatccagtggttaaatctacaatatatctgataggtgtgggtgagaatcagatcaatatttaagtccttttttaccataaattctcctccctgcccagtaggtggtgatatgcacaaagaacgtgaatcgccaaaaacaaaagaagaaaaatctgaaagtgaacgtggagatttac includes:
- the nfyba gene encoding nuclear transcription factor Y, beta a, translating into MDGDGSTTDTTQLGITGEYMTPGTYVLQSQDDDGDESFIDHEDGNGSKDNFREQDIYLPIANVARIMKNGIPQTGKIAKDAKECVQECVSEFISFITSEASERCHQEKRKTINGEDILFAMSTLGFDMYVEPLKLYLQKFREAMKGEKGITPVTVTEGLGEELTDDSFTSQLPAGLITADGQQQNVMVYTTSYQQIPGVQQIQFS